In Arachis hypogaea cultivar Tifrunner chromosome 17, arahy.Tifrunner.gnm2.J5K5, whole genome shotgun sequence, a single window of DNA contains:
- the LOC140181006 gene encoding uncharacterized protein isoform X2 gives MTSRVEELEGRLLIYQEHEGKLKEEVARLRKERDNLREREMKLQAQCNMEVGLRKTAHDSYQSLFDDLVSVKNDLLNSRKAYAELEDSIADGAEEAWRIFREQVGVIAPDLDLSPLDPDKVVIDGAIVDPPVPEIISESDLKTRGQRIIESPPRPKDAPSSSTVPLTSSSSPMDASLPGPGGAPSSSGGGDLSTPLAKK, from the coding sequence atgaCCTCGAGGGTCGAAGAGCTGGAAGGTAGGCTTCTCATATATCAGGAGCATGAGGGGAAGTTGAAGGAGGAAGTCGCCAGGCTGAGGAAGGAGAGAGATAACCTCCGGGAGAGGGAGATgaagttgcaagcccaatgcaacatggaggtcgGTTTGAGGAAGACAGCACATGATAGCTATCAAAGTTTGTTTgatgatcttgtgtctgtgaagaatgatctgctgaattctcggaaggcatacgccgagttggaggactctattgctgatggcgctgaggaggcttggaggatctttagggagcaggtcggagtcattgctcctgacttggacctcTCTCCTTTAGATCCCGATAAGGTTGTCATTGATGGTGCCATTGTGGATCCACCTGTCCCCGAGATTATTTCCGAGTCggatttgaagactcgggggcaaagGATTATAGAGTCTCCTCCTCGCCCTAAGGATGCCCCGAGTTCCTCCACAGTTCCTCTAACTTCCTCTTCGTCTCCTATGGATGCCTCTCTTCCCGGTCCTGGTGGCGCTCCTTCTTCCTCTGGTGGTGGTGACCTGTCTACTCCTCTTGCAAAAAAGTGA
- the LOC112765648 gene encoding uncharacterized protein has product MKGNNKRPIYAVTTWVRRQPPKTKAFLALLSAIAALVFLRMVVNDHDNLFVAAEAVHALGISLLIYKLTKDKTCAGLSLKSQELTALFLAVRLYCSFVMEYDIHTILDLATLVTTLWVIYMIRFKLKSTYMDDKDNLAIYLVVAPCAVVSFFIHPTTRNSIVNRILWAFCVYLEAVSVLPQLRVMQNTKIVEPITAHYVFALGVARFLSCAHWVLQVIDTRGRLLVVLGYGLWPSMVLISEIVQTFILADFCYYYVKSIIGGQLVVRLPSGVV; this is encoded by the exons ATGAAGGGAAACAACAAGAGGCCTATATACGCCGTGACCACATGGGTTCGGCGCCAGCCCCCAAAAACGAAGGCCTTTCTCGCCCTTCTTTCCGCCATTGCCGCCCTTGTCTTCCTCAGGATGGTAGTCAACGACCACGACAACCTCTTCGTCGCCGCCGAGGCTGTTCATGCTCTGGGAATCTCCCTCCTCATCTACAAGCTCACCAAGGATAAAACTTGTGCTG GACTGTCACTGAAGTCGCAGGAACTGACGGCTTTGTTTCTAGCTGTTAGACTGTACTGCAGTTTTGTGATGGAATATGATATACACACAATTCTGGATCTGGCAACACTGGTAACCACCCTTTGGGTTATCTATATGATCCGCTTCAAACTCAAATCCACTTATATGGATGATAAGGATAATCTCGCGATATATTTGGTT GTGGCACCTTGTGCAGTGGTGTCCTTCTTTATCCATCCAACAACCCGGAATTCTATCGTTAACAGGATTCTCTGGGCCTTCTGTGTTTATCTTGAAGCCGTCTCTGTTCTACCACAGCTTCGGGTTATGCAGAATACTAAG ATTGTTGAACCAATCACAGCACATTATGTTTTTGCACTTGGAGTAGCAAGGTTCTTGAGTTGTGCACATTGGGTCCTCCAG GTAATCGATACACGCGGACGCCTACTAGTTGTTTTGGGTTATGGATTGTGGCCTTCAATGGTGCTTATATCTGAAATTGTCCAAACTTTTATCCTAGCAGACTTTTGCTACTACTATGTCAAGAG CATTATTGGGGGACAACTTGTTGTTCGGCTTCCATCAGGAGTAGtttaa
- the LOC112765649 gene encoding snakin-2 isoform X2: MALSKLLAASLIVSLLLLHLGEAYESEAPQQTIEDSVNNKKIDCSGACSVRCSKASRQRMCKRACGTCCQRCNCVPPGTSGNQKLCPCYYNQTTHGGRRKCP, encoded by the exons ATGGCTCTCTCTAAGCTTCTAGCTGCTTCCCTTATTGTGTCTTTGCTCCTCCTCCATCTTGGGGAAGCTTATGAATCG GAGGCACCCCAGCAGACAATTGAGGATTCTGTTAATAATAAGAAGATAG ATTGCAGTGGAGCATGCAGTGTGAGATGCAGCAAAGCATCTCGTCAAAGGATGTGCAAGAGAGCGTGCGGAACATGCTGCCAAAGATGCAACTGCGTACCACCGGGCACTTCCGGCAACCAAAAACTGTGTCCCTGTTATTACAACCAAACCACCCACGGTGGCAGGCGCAAGTGCCCTTAA
- the LOC112765649 gene encoding snakin-2 isoform X1: MALSKLLAASLIVSLLLLHLGEAYESQEAPQQTIEDSVNNKKIDCSGACSVRCSKASRQRMCKRACGTCCQRCNCVPPGTSGNQKLCPCYYNQTTHGGRRKCP, encoded by the exons ATGGCTCTCTCTAAGCTTCTAGCTGCTTCCCTTATTGTGTCTTTGCTCCTCCTCCATCTTGGGGAAGCTTATGAATCG CAGGAGGCACCCCAGCAGACAATTGAGGATTCTGTTAATAATAAGAAGATAG ATTGCAGTGGAGCATGCAGTGTGAGATGCAGCAAAGCATCTCGTCAAAGGATGTGCAAGAGAGCGTGCGGAACATGCTGCCAAAGATGCAACTGCGTACCACCGGGCACTTCCGGCAACCAAAAACTGTGTCCCTGTTATTACAACCAAACCACCCACGGTGGCAGGCGCAAGTGCCCTTAA
- the LOC112765548 gene encoding gibberellin-regulated protein 11 codes for MALSKLLAASLILSFLLLQLSVDAADKSEVPTVEGAVPGPKIDCKGKCDFRCSKSSHPNLCKRSCNTCCQRCNCVPPGTSGNYETCPCYYAQTTHGGKRKCP; via the exons atGGCCCTCTCTAAGCTTCTAGCTGCTTCCCTTATTCTATCCTTTCTCCTCCTCCAACTTAGTGTCGACGCCGCTGATAAATCG GAGGTACCAACAGTGGAGGGGGCTGTTCCCGGTCCAAAGATAG ATTGCAAAGGGAAATGTGATTTTAGATGCAGCAAATCATCGCATCCAAATCTATGCAAGAGATCGTGCAACACATGCTGTCAAAGATGTAACTGCGTACCACCAGGCACTTCTGGAAACTATGAAACCTGCCCTTGCTATTACGCCCAAACCACCCATGGCGGCAAACGCAAGTGTCCATAG